One genomic region from Gadus morhua chromosome 9, gadMor3.0, whole genome shotgun sequence encodes:
- the LOC115550387 gene encoding purine nucleoside phosphorylase-like has translation MQGRFHTFHTKALMYTSYEDYEATAKWLLPQTEQRPKVAIICGSGLGGLAEKLENRDVIPYRDIPNFPQTTVEGHQGQLVFGTLEGHQCVCMQGRFHTYEGFDVYQVTYPVRVFSLLGVRTLVVTNAAGGLNSSFSVGDIMLIKDHINMPGLVGNNPLCGPNDDRFGVRFPCMSDAYDRDLMALAQQTAEEQGIGAFLQQGVYCMVGGPTYESIAEGRALRTLGADAVGMSTALEVVVARHCGLRVLGFSLITNKVVMSDDDSTLKANHAEVLVACNNRAQDLQGLVRGILAQMPLDPEDL, from the exons atgcaggGGCGCTTCCACACCTTCCACACGAAGGCTTTGATGTATACCAG TTACGAGGACTATGAGGCTACGGCCAAATGGTTGCTCCCCCAGACAGAGCAGCGTCCTAAAGTGGCCATCATCTGTGGCTCTGGGCTGGGCGGACTGGCAGAGAAGCTGGAGAACAGGGACGTCATCCCCTACAGAGACATCCCCAACTTCCCCCAAACCACCG TGGAGGGCCATCAGGGACAACTGGTGTTTGGGACGCTGGAGGGCCAccagtgtgtctgcatgcaggGGCGCTTCCACACCTACGAAGGCTTTGATGTATACCAG GTGACGTACCCCGTGCGTGTGTTCTCCCTGCTGGGCGTGAGGACGCTGGTGGTGACCAACGCGGCCGGGGGCCTCAACAGCAGCTTCAGCGTGGGCGACATCATGCTGATCAAGGACCACATCAACATGCCGGGCCTGGTGGGGAACAACCCACTGTGTGGCCCCAACGACGACAG gTTTGGTGTGCGCTTCCCTTGTATGTCCGACGCTTACGACCGTGACCTGATGGCCTTGGCCCAGCAGACGGCCGAGGAGCAGGGCATCGGGGCCTTCCTGCAACAGGGGGTCTACTGCATGGTGGGCGGCCCCACCTACGAGAGCATCGCCGAGGGGAGGGCTCTGCGGACCCTGGGAGCCGACGCAGTGG gAATGAGCACAgcgctggaggtggtggtggcccGCCACTGTGGCCTGCGTGTCCTGGGCTTCTCGCTCATCACCAACAAGGTGGTAATGAGCGACGACGACAGCACGCTGAAGGCCAACCACGCCGAGGTGCTGGTCGCCTGCAACAATCGCGCCCAGGACCTCCAAGGGCTTGTCCGAGGAATCCTAGCCCAGATGCCTTTGGACCCTGAGGACCTGTGA
- the LOC115550388 gene encoding purine nucleoside phosphorylase-like isoform X2 — protein MATTAPAAHRCSYEDYEATAKWLGSQTEQRPKMAIICGSGLGGLAEQLENRVVIPYRDIPNFPQTTVVGHQGQLVFGTLEGHQCVCMQGRFHTYEGYDVNQVTYPVRVFSLLGVRTLVVTNAAGGLNSSFSVGDIMLIKDHINLPGLVGNNPLCGPNDDRFGVRFPCMSDAYDRDLLALAQQTAEEQGIGAFLHQGVYCMVGGPTFESIAEGRALRTLGADAVGMSTALEVVVARHCGLRVLGFSLITNMVVNDYDSTLKANHAEVLDTTLMRTQDLQGLVRGILAQMPLDPEDL, from the exons ATGGCAACCACGGCACCCGCGGCCCATCGGTGCAG TTACGAGGACTATGAGGCTACGGCCAAATGGTTGGGCTCCCAGACAGAGCAGCGTCCTAAAATGGCCATCATCTGTGGCTCTGGGCTGGGCGGACTGGCAGAGCAGCTGGAGAACAGGGTCGTCATCCCCTACAGAGACATCCCCAACTTCCCCCAAACCACCG TGGTGGGCCATCAGGGACAACTGGTGTTTGGGACGCTGGAGGGCCAccagtgtgtctgcatgcaggGGCGCTTCCACACCTATGAAGGCTATGATGTAAACCAG gtGACGTACCCCGTGCGTGTGTTCTCCCTGCTGGGCGTGAGGACGCTGGTGGTGACCAACGCGGCCGGGGGCCTCAACAGCAGCTTCAGCGTGGGCGACATCATGCTGATCAAGGACCACATCAACCTGCCGGGCCTGGTGGGGAACAACCCACTGTGTGGCCCCAACGACGACAG gTTTGGTGTGCGCTTCCCTTGTATGTCCGACGCTTACGACCGTGACCTGCTGGCCTTGGCCCAGCAGACGGCCGAGGAGCAGGGCATCGGGGCCTTCCTGCATCAGGGGGTCTACTGCATGGTGGGCGGCCCCACCTTCGAGAGCATCGCCGAGGGGAGGGCTCTGCGGACCCTGGGAGCCGACGCAGTGG GAATGAGCACAgcgctggaggtggtggtggcccGCCACTGTGGCCTGCGTGTCCTGGGCTTCTCGCTCATCACCAACATGGTGGTGAACGACTACGACAGCACGCTGAAGGCCAACCACGCCGAGGTGCTTGACACCACCCTCATGCGCACCCAGGACCTCCAAGGACTTGTCCGAGGAATCCTAGCCCAG ATGCCTTTGGACCCTGAGGACCTGTGA
- the LOC115550388 gene encoding purine nucleoside phosphorylase-like isoform X1, which yields MATTAPAAHRCSYEDYEATAKWLGSQTEQRPKMAIICGSGLGGLAEQLENRVVIPYRDIPNFPQTTVVGHQGQLVFGTLEGHQCVCMQGRFHTYEGYDVNQVTYPVRVFSLLGVRTLVVTNAAGGLNSSFSVGDIMLIKDHINLPGLVGNNPLCGPNDDRFGVRFPCMSDAYDRDLLALAQQTAEEQGIGAFLHQGVYCMVGGPTFESIAEGRALRTLGADAVGMSTALEVVVARHCGLRVLGFSLITNMVVNDYDSTLKANHAEVLDTTLMRTQDLQGLVRGILAQMPLDPEDL from the exons ATGGCAACCACGGCACCCGCGGCCCATCGGTGCAG TTACGAGGACTATGAGGCTACGGCCAAATGGTTGGGCTCCCAGACAGAGCAGCGTCCTAAAATGGCCATCATCTGTGGCTCTGGGCTGGGCGGACTGGCAGAGCAGCTGGAGAACAGGGTCGTCATCCCCTACAGAGACATCCCCAACTTCCCCCAAACCACCG TGGTGGGCCATCAGGGACAACTGGTGTTTGGGACGCTGGAGGGCCAccagtgtgtctgcatgcaggGGCGCTTCCACACCTATGAAGGCTATGATGTAAACCAG gtGACGTACCCCGTGCGTGTGTTCTCCCTGCTGGGCGTGAGGACGCTGGTGGTGACCAACGCGGCCGGGGGCCTCAACAGCAGCTTCAGCGTGGGCGACATCATGCTGATCAAGGACCACATCAACCTGCCGGGCCTGGTGGGGAACAACCCACTGTGTGGCCCCAACGACGACAG gTTTGGTGTGCGCTTCCCTTGTATGTCCGACGCTTACGACCGTGACCTGCTGGCCTTGGCCCAGCAGACGGCCGAGGAGCAGGGCATCGGGGCCTTCCTGCATCAGGGGGTCTACTGCATGGTGGGCGGCCCCACCTTCGAGAGCATCGCCGAGGGGAGGGCTCTGCGGACCCTGGGAGCCGACGCAGTGG GAATGAGCACAgcgctggaggtggtggtggcccGCCACTGTGGCCTGCGTGTCCTGGGCTTCTCGCTCATCACCAACATGGTGGTGAACGACTACGACAGCACGCTGAAGGCCAACCACGCCGAGGTGCTTGACACCACCCTCATGCGCACCCAGGACCTCCAAGGACTTGTCCGAGGAATCCTAGCCCAGATGCCTTTGGACCCTGAGGACCTGTGA